The DNA sequence CGCCGTCCCTGCTGGCTCTGCTGGGCAGCCGCTCCAGAAAGAGGCCGAGTTACTTCGAGGAGCCGGAGGTGGGAGATGAAGAAGCGGTGCTTCTTTGTCGCAAGGCCACACACTGCTGCGACACGAGGAAACACGCGGCCAGTGTTGCAGTGCAGGCTTCTGGAAGTTTCCAGGACCGTCGCTGTTCCAGCACACTAACGAGCTCCAAGAAACGACATCGAGAGGAATGCAAGGCTTTAGGGACTGCCACTCCTCAAGTTAATGATAAAGTGAGTTTTTGGTAATGCATCAAAAATCTGCAGTCGTCTCAGTGACGATGTTGAAAGTGAGCCGATGTAATGGCAGCAAATGTCCACTAGATGACATCCTTTACTCATTGACTAGTTCACTGTATTTCAGCCACTTCcagcaaaaatgtttgtttgtaattATTAGTGATCAACAGTGATAAAATATTTCTAAGTAGATATACTTTACTACTGCACATTAGTGCAAGTTTGATGTACTTggactttacttgagtatttccattttctcctactttacacttccactccactacattttgtgccaaatattgtattttccagtcattacatttatttgataactttatttaGTAGTTACTTGTAGATTACATGCTGTGCCAGAGCCAAACCAGcacatttgtaaatgtatttattacacaGACAATGAGataaaaatatttatgtatGATTTACTTTAACTATTACGTTTGATATCTATATAAGTACTGTGTAATATGTCAGATACTTAGAGACTTAAGTGAAGCACAAataaactttcactttcaccaaagttatattttacagtaacatagtatctttacttttacttcagtatgACTTAACACCTGTTTTCAAGCAGGCCAATAACCAATATTcgctgtaaaattaaaaaatcttgGTGTCAACTTTTAGAGCAAATAATGATGGAGTGTAGCAGTACGACTTACCCAAATATTGTATTTAAGTACTATTTCAATTTACTTTATTTGAGGATTTCCATTTACTGCTACTGTATATACCACATTTGAAGTAAACACTGAACCTTTACTCCACGACAAATATTTGACAACAAAGTTACGTTTTACTTGCAGAATCAGATCAATTCTCTGTCTTATCTCCCTTGACTTGTTTGGGTATCTGTCAGCCATGTGGTTGAGGTAGCTGTCCACACAGACCTGCTGGTTGAGACACCTTTTAAGACTATGGTGAGGCGGTGCACTACAGGCATTTGCTGGCATGATAGGTCTGAGCCAAAATAGtgcatttctttaaattaattCTTTAGCAATTGAGAAAATACCCCCAAAGATTCGGATAATCAGAAACATGCAGAATATTGGATCTGATAATGGGTTGATTATCCAGCCCAGATAAGGGCTACCATTTATACCCAGTCTAAAATATTACTGTTTGTTGCATTGGACAGTTTTTCTTGTGACCTcagtccctctctctttttcatcacTCTCAGGCTGAGGAAGACACCAACACCGAAGACTGCACCTACAACTCCTTCCAGTACTGGAGGGTTCCCTTACCTGAACTCGACCTTTCACTGCTAGAAGATGCCTGTGACCATTCTCAAACAAAAGACACGCCAAAAGGCAAAGTCTCTTCTTCTGATGCCATGGAAACCTGAAGTTTGATTCTGTTCTGacacctgcagacaaacatGAGGATGAAAATGAGAGGCTGTTCAGCAGACAGACACGTCAAAAGCACATGAAGTTGCTTGAAATGCATCCAGGTGAGATTAACCTGATGTTGCAGACTGCTATGGTTGCCCAGAGTGAATCAGGCTGTAGTGAGtgagcctcctgctgctggaagaTGTCAGTGACTTGTTATGAAACAGCAGTGAGATTTGCACTGCAACAACCCTGTTCTTACAGTGAggaccaaaacatttttttaaagctcagtgaaGTGTTCCTTCTGCAAATTctacatattttcatttaaagttgAAAACAGCTTTGTGTGAGAAGCATTTCAGATAGTGTGGTGTTCAACCGTGACtagtgtctttttgtttttgtgcacagTCCTTACCTTGCAAACTTTATATAACCTTACAGAGATTAGGTGTGAAAAGTCGAGTCTGTACACCACAGTTtctattaaaaaatgtttaatatcttTCTGAGTGTGATTTTTGGCATTACTATCACTTTTGGAGTATGTGTGACTGAGATTTGCATGTTGtgggaaaggggaaaaaaaaagatttaaaaaaacaaaaaacaaacacatattatCACTATCAACAGACCAAGAATTATCCCCTTTTGCATTTCATGCACTCTTCTTCCTTTTCGAAATGTGCCACCTGCAcgacccacaatgcaacttaacaaccactgagtgacatcactggaggaaatttgtcagatttcatgCAGCTTCCTGAGGAGCCACGATAGTATtttatcaaaatgattttgttgtACATCTGTCATttgcaaacaggaaaaaaaagaacctgaAGCTCATCCTAAAATGAAATATAAGTTCTATAACAAAAAGCTTTAAGATCTAAAGCAAGGTTGCACTGGTGTGTCGGTTTCAAGGTATAATGAGTATAAAACATTGACAATGTTGATGGTATTTAATTCTACCATGTTCttgttcttaaaaaaacattttcaaatttgtgtcaAGCTCCATATCTGGacatattttgtgaaataaatcGAAGACTCCTGAAACTTCTGTATTCTTTCTGATAAGGGACATGTTATCTGGTAATATCTGTAATATCCTATTGGTTTCTGAAGTGGAAATCTCAACCCTAATATAAAGTTAAAGATAGAATTATGGTGGCAAATAACATGACATTAAATACAGATTTAACCGCACAATAAAGTAAATGGAAGGGGTATTATGGCAACACCCATTCCAACTGATTTATTCTATAAAACAACTCCTCCACTGTCCTGATGGAGCATCCTCACTGGATGTGGTCCAGCTGTTGATGAGAAGAGCTCAGCACCACACAGGCTCTGCTCTTTCCAGGTACTGACCCTGTAATCAGCTGTCTCAGTGTGTACTAGAAAGGTGGCTGAGAAAACGGAATCAAATGCAAATCAGTTTCCATCATCCTCCTTGCACCTCTTAACCCTTCCCACACCTTCCTGCCTGTTTACTCAGAACAGGGCGAGGGGCTCGATCACGCTTCCTCTCTCACTATGTGCTGACAGCCCAGCAGCTGAGTGTGTCCTCCTGGAAGAAGGGGGTCATGAACTCATAAAGGCTTCTCGGAGAAACTCTGCTCTGCCCTTTGGACCCGCGGCTGATAAAAGGGCAGTCAGTCCTGGTCAGGGGAACAACTGATGATGAAGTGGTGGGATACATGTGGGCTCATATCGTCACAAGTTACACGGCTTTAACTCTAAAGGTGTGGAGACATGGTAAGTTATGTGACGTTACAACAAGTACTTAAAAATACGTTCTAAACTTATTGTGAAGTTTACTGACGAGGCCAGCTTGTTGCCAGCGGGTGTATAGAAATAGCTCAGCTATTTATTCAGCACTACTTAGTAGCTGTCGTTAGCGaatggctaatgttagctaagttTCGATATGATTTCACTAACGAGCAGGTAATTCAGCTAGCTGCATGTCATGTAACAACTGCAAGGTGAGTGAAACGACTTCACTCTGCTCCGTGTCCAGCGTCCTCCTGAGAGAAATGA is a window from the Acanthopagrus latus isolate v.2019 chromosome 5, fAcaLat1.1, whole genome shotgun sequence genome containing:
- the wu:fa19b12 gene encoding uncharacterized protein wu:fa19b12; amino-acid sequence: MAKRRAEDPLLLPDSPSKRCCRSLCSVDMQLGSMAPIGGVSPPSLLALLGSRSRKRPSYFEEPEVGDEEAVLLCRKATHCCDTRKHAASVAVQASGSFQDRRCSSTLTSSKKRHREECKALGTATPQVNDKAEEDTNTEDCTYNSFQYWRVPLPELDLSLLEDACDHSQTKDTPKGKVSSSDAMET